Genomic window (Deltaproteobacteria bacterium):
GCCAAGGCCATCCTGAGAGAGCTTTTGGGCCCGATGCCGGGCAGGGACTGGAATCTGTCGACGAGATCCTGAAGAGGAAGGGGCAGGAAACTCACGTTGTTGGGTCCGATGGATGGAGCAGACAGGGCTCAAAACATACCGGGAATGTTGATGCCCCCGGTCAGTGCCCCGATCTCCTGCTGCATCATGTCCTTGCCTTTTTTAATGGCCTCGTTGACGGCGGCGGCCACCAGGTCCTGGAGCATGGTCACGTCTTCGGGGTCGACTACGGCCGGGTCGATAGTCACGGAGAGGATTTCCTGTTTGCCGGTGGCCTTGACCGTGACCATGCCTCCTCCGGCCGAGGCTTCAATGACC
Coding sequences:
- a CDS encoding YbaB/EbfC family nucleoid-associated protein gives rise to the protein MNELFRQAQIMQKKIAKAQEELGQRVIEASAGGGMVTVKATGKQEILSVTIDPAVVDPEDVTMLQDLVAAAVNEAIKKGKDMMQQEIGALTGGINIPGMF